A window from Flavobacterium gyeonganense encodes these proteins:
- the dapF gene encoding diaminopimelate epimerase → MQIEFYKYQGTGNDFVMIDNRSDFFPKEDVKLVERLCDRRFGIGADGLILLENDVETDFKMVYYNSDGNESSMCGNGGRCLVAFANQLGVIQDKTTFIATDGLHHATVNKESIVSLQMIDVDEVQKKDSYIFLNTGSPHHVQIVDDLERYNVKENGAAIRYGELYGQKGSNINFVKKINDSEFSLRTYERGVEDETLACGTGATAVAIAMNATGQTDKTSIDINVEGGKLAVSFDKLGEHFTNVFLIGPAKFVFKGTIEI, encoded by the coding sequence ATGCAAATAGAATTTTATAAATATCAGGGTACAGGAAATGATTTTGTAATGATTGATAACCGTTCAGATTTTTTTCCGAAAGAGGATGTAAAACTTGTTGAACGCTTATGTGACAGACGTTTCGGAATTGGAGCTGACGGACTTATTTTACTCGAAAATGACGTTGAAACCGATTTCAAAATGGTGTATTATAATTCAGATGGAAACGAAAGTTCAATGTGTGGAAACGGAGGTCGTTGTCTTGTAGCATTTGCCAATCAATTAGGTGTTATTCAGGATAAAACTACTTTTATCGCTACAGATGGATTACACCATGCAACTGTTAATAAAGAATCAATTGTTTCCTTACAGATGATTGATGTTGATGAAGTTCAAAAGAAAGATTCGTATATTTTTTTAAACACAGGTTCGCCTCATCATGTACAAATTGTAGATGATTTAGAGCGTTATAATGTAAAAGAAAATGGTGCAGCAATTCGTTATGGAGAGTTGTACGGGCAAAAAGGAAGCAACATCAATTTTGTCAAAAAAATAAATGATTCTGAGTTTTCACTTCGTACTTATGAAAGAGGTGTGGAGGATGAAACTTTAGCCTGCGGAACAGGTGCAACAGCTGTTGCAATTGCCATGAATGCAACCGGACAAACTGATAAAACTTCAATTGATATAAATGTTGAAGGAGGAAAATTAGCCGTTTCCTTTGATAAATTAGGAGAACATTTTACGAATGTTTTTTTAATAGGTCCAGCAAAGTTTGTTTTTAAAGGAACAATTGAAATTTAA
- the infC gene encoding translation initiation factor IF-3 translates to MNNNIRGVQEVRLVGENIEPGVFKLAEALRLADQFELDLVEISPNAEPPVCKIMDYKKFVYEQKKRDKVLKAKSSQVVVKEIRFGPQTDEHDYEFKRKNAEKFLKEGAKLKAFVFFKGRSIIYKDQGQILLLRLATDLEEHGKVEAMPVLEGKRMIMFIAPKKKK, encoded by the coding sequence ATAAATAACAACATTCGTGGGGTGCAAGAAGTGAGACTAGTGGGTGAAAACATCGAGCCTGGTGTTTTTAAACTAGCAGAGGCTTTACGTTTAGCAGATCAATTTGAATTGGATTTAGTTGAGATTTCGCCAAACGCAGAACCGCCGGTTTGTAAAATCATGGATTACAAGAAATTTGTTTACGAGCAAAAGAAACGTGATAAAGTTTTAAAAGCTAAGTCGTCTCAGGTTGTCGTAAAAGAAATTAGATTTGGTCCTCAGACTGATGAGCATGATTACGAATTTAAAAGAAAGAATGCTGAAAAGTTCCTTAAAGAAGGTGCAAAATTAAAAGCTTTTGTATTCTTCAAAGGACGTTCCATCATCTATAAAGATCAAGGTCAAATTTTATTATTACGTTTGGCAACTGACTTAGAAGAGCATGGTAAAGTGGAAGCTATGCCTGTTTTAGAAGGAAAGAGAATGATTATGTTCATTGCTCCTAAGAAAAAGAAATAG
- the thrS gene encoding threonine--tRNA ligase, with amino-acid sequence MIKITLPDGSIREFASGVTPMEVAKNISEGFARNVISASFNGTTIETETPLTTDGNLILYTWNDAEGKKAFWHSTSHVMAQALEELYPGIKLTLGPAIANGFYYDVDFEDQKISEADFKKIEDRILEISRGKYDFKMRPVSKAEALEIYKDNVYKTELISNLEDGTITFCDHATFTDLCRGGHIPNTGIIKAVKIMSVAGAYWRGDEKNKQLTRVYGTSFPKQKDLTEHLELLEEAKRRDHRKLGKELELFAFSQKVGQGLPLWLPKGAALRDRLEQFLKKAQKKAGYEQVVSPHIGQKELYVTSGHYAKYGADSFQPIHTPAEGEEFLLKPMNCPHHCEIYNVRPWSYKDLPKRYAEFGTVYRYEQSGELHGLTRVRGFTQDDAHIFCTPEQLDEEFKKVIDLVLYVFGSLGFENFTAQISLRDQEDREKYIGTDENWEKAENAIINAAKDKGLNTVVEYGEAAFYGPKLDFMVKDALGRQWQLGTIQVDYNLPERFELTYKGADNELHRPVMIHRAPFGSMERFIAILLEHTAGNFPLWLMPEQAIILSLSEKYENYAKKVLDLLENHEIRALIDNRSETIGKKIRDAEMQKIPFMLIVGEEEEKNGTISIRRHGQEGKGNITVTIEEFIRIVNEEINKTLKVFTV; translated from the coding sequence ATGATCAAGATTACTTTACCCGATGGGTCAATTAGAGAGTTCGCTTCGGGCGTAACTCCAATGGAGGTCGCTAAAAACATTAGCGAAGGTTTTGCAAGAAATGTGATTTCTGCATCTTTTAATGGTACAACTATTGAAACCGAGACTCCATTAACGACCGACGGTAATCTTATATTATATACTTGGAATGATGCCGAAGGCAAAAAGGCTTTCTGGCACTCGACTTCGCACGTAATGGCTCAAGCACTTGAAGAGCTTTATCCTGGAATCAAATTAACTCTGGGACCTGCAATTGCTAATGGATTCTATTATGACGTGGATTTTGAAGATCAGAAAATTTCTGAGGCTGATTTTAAAAAGATCGAAGATCGTATTCTTGAAATCTCAAGAGGGAAATACGATTTCAAAATGCGTCCTGTATCTAAAGCTGAAGCTTTAGAAATATACAAAGACAACGTTTACAAAACTGAGCTGATTTCGAATCTTGAAGATGGAACTATCACATTCTGCGATCACGCTACTTTTACTGATTTATGCCGTGGTGGACATATTCCGAATACAGGAATTATCAAAGCTGTAAAAATAATGAGCGTTGCGGGTGCTTATTGGAGAGGTGACGAGAAAAACAAACAGCTGACTCGTGTTTATGGAACTTCTTTCCCTAAACAAAAAGATTTAACTGAACATCTTGAACTTCTTGAAGAAGCAAAACGTCGTGATCACCGTAAATTAGGAAAAGAACTTGAATTGTTTGCTTTCTCACAAAAAGTGGGTCAGGGTTTGCCTTTATGGCTGCCAAAAGGCGCTGCGCTTAGAGATCGTTTAGAGCAGTTTTTAAAGAAAGCTCAGAAGAAAGCAGGATACGAGCAAGTTGTAAGCCCTCATATTGGCCAAAAAGAACTTTACGTTACTTCTGGGCACTATGCAAAATATGGAGCAGATAGTTTCCAGCCTATTCATACACCAGCAGAAGGTGAAGAATTTTTATTGAAACCAATGAACTGTCCTCACCACTGTGAGATTTACAATGTAAGACCTTGGTCATATAAAGATTTACCTAAGCGTTATGCTGAATTTGGAACTGTTTATAGATATGAGCAATCTGGAGAATTACATGGTTTAACTCGCGTTAGAGGGTTTACTCAGGATGATGCGCATATTTTTTGTACTCCTGAGCAATTGGACGAAGAGTTCAAAAAAGTAATTGACCTTGTATTATATGTATTTGGTTCGTTAGGTTTTGAAAATTTTACGGCTCAAATCTCGTTGAGAGATCAGGAAGACAGAGAAAAATACATTGGAACTGATGAAAACTGGGAGAAGGCAGAAAACGCAATCATCAACGCAGCAAAAGACAAAGGTTTGAATACTGTTGTAGAATATGGTGAAGCAGCATTCTATGGTCCGAAACTAGATTTCATGGTAAAAGATGCTTTGGGAAGACAATGGCAATTAGGAACAATTCAGGTAGATTACAACTTACCAGAACGTTTTGAATTAACTTACAAAGGTGCTGATAATGAATTACATCGCCCTGTTATGATTCACAGAGCTCCTTTTGGATCTATGGAACGTTTTATAGCAATTTTACTTGAGCACACAGCAGGAAATTTCCCACTTTGGCTAATGCCAGAACAAGCTATTATCTTGTCTTTGAGCGAGAAATACGAAAATTATGCTAAAAAAGTTTTAGATTTGCTAGAAAATCACGAAATTCGCGCCCTAATTGATAACCGAAGCGAGACTATTGGTAAGAAAATTAGAGATGCAGAAATGCAGAAAATACCATTTATGCTGATTGTTGGTGAAGAAGAAGAGAAAAACGGAACGATTTCTATTCGTCGTCATGGACAAGAAGGAAAAGGAAATATTACAGTTACAATCGAGGAATTTATCAGAATTGTAAACGAAGAAATAAATAAAACATTAAAAGTTTTTACAGTTTAA
- a CDS encoding GNAT family N-acetyltransferase codes for MITLKGKNIYLRALEPNDLEFVYAMENDQSIWEVSNTQTPYSRFLVRQYLENAHQDIYEAKQLRLAICQDEDFPAIGLIDLFEFDPKNNRAGVGIVIQNKENRNQNIGSEALELLIKYSFYNLNLHQLYANISVRNVASIALFTKFGFEQTGIKKDWILLNGQYQDEAIFQLINKQI; via the coding sequence ATGATAACTCTCAAAGGGAAAAATATTTACCTGCGTGCTTTAGAACCTAATGATTTAGAATTCGTGTATGCCATGGAAAATGATCAGAGCATTTGGGAGGTTAGTAATACGCAAACTCCATATAGCCGTTTTCTTGTGCGTCAATATCTCGAAAATGCACACCAGGATATTTATGAAGCCAAACAATTGCGTCTTGCGATTTGCCAGGATGAAGATTTTCCGGCGATTGGTTTGATTGATTTATTTGAATTTGATCCTAAAAATAACAGGGCAGGAGTTGGTATTGTAATTCAAAATAAGGAAAATAGAAATCAAAACATTGGTTCTGAGGCTTTAGAGTTATTAATAAAATATTCTTTTTACAATTTAAATTTACATCAATTGTATGCAAATATTAGTGTAAGAAATGTAGCAAGTATAGCTCTTTTTACTAAATTTGGCTTTGAGCAAACAGGAATTAAAAAAGATTGGATCTTGCTAAATGGACAATATCAGGACGAGGCAATTTTTCAGTTAATTAACAAACAAATTTAA
- the rpmI gene encoding 50S ribosomal protein L35 has translation MPKMKTKSSAKKRFKVTGSGKIKRKHAFKSHILTKKSKKRKLALTHSALVHSTDMKSIKQQLRII, from the coding sequence ATGCCTAAAATGAAAACAAAATCTAGCGCCAAGAAACGTTTTAAAGTTACTGGTTCTGGAAAGATTAAAAGAAAGCATGCTTTTAAAAGTCACATCCTGACTAAAAAATCTAAAAAACGTAAATTAGCTTTGACACACTCAGCGCTAGTTCATTCAACAGATATGAAAAGCATCAAACAACAATTAAGAATTATCTAA
- a CDS encoding Lrp/AsnC family transcriptional regulator: MALDEIDKKILRLLQENAHYTLKDIANKINLSLTPVHDRVKRLEKEGVIEKYVSILNKKKLGNNLTVYCQVTLTKQTYDTSEGFNQSILNMPEVVECNYVSGNFDYMLKIIIPDMESYHHFHQKKLSVLPEVSLINTVFVISEVKSTTVLPI; encoded by the coding sequence ATGGCTCTGGATGAAATTGATAAGAAAATCTTACGTCTTTTACAGGAAAATGCTCATTATACGTTAAAAGACATTGCAAATAAAATAAATTTGTCATTAACACCTGTTCATGATAGAGTTAAACGTCTTGAAAAAGAAGGTGTTATAGAGAAATATGTTTCGATTTTAAATAAAAAAAAACTAGGTAATAATCTAACTGTTTATTGTCAGGTAACCTTAACAAAACAGACATATGATACCTCTGAAGGTTTTAACCAGTCAATTTTAAATATGCCTGAAGTTGTAGAATGCAATTATGTTTCAGGAAATTTTGATTATATGCTTAAGATTATCATTCCAGATATGGAAAGCTACCATCATTTTCATCAAAAGAAATTATCAGTTTTACCGGAGGTTTCCTTGATTAATACTGTATTTGTAATTTCAGAAGTAAAAAGCACAACGGTTTTGCCTATTTAG
- a CDS encoding DUF2279 domain-containing protein, which translates to MNFRVYLFLSILFVLCIQYAEAQDKIDNFFKPSDTLNVKRQNRVIITEAALASATLIGLNQMWYADYPKSDFHFINDNDEWLQMDKVGHFYSAYHLGRFGAEALNWSGTSSKNQLIYGAGIGFAFLTAVEVLDGYSAEWGASSGDIIANAAGTALYVSQELLWKEQRITPKFSFHTTQYANQNPEKLGSSLNEQILKDYNGQTYWLSVNLHSFAKESKIPKWLNVAFGYGADGMLSGNNKNENFVSAKNPQKIRQIYLSFDVDLAKINTKSHFLKTVFSVFNTIKIPAPTLEYTANKGLKAHLIYF; encoded by the coding sequence TTGAATTTTAGAGTTTATTTATTTTTATCGATTTTATTCGTTTTGTGTATTCAGTATGCTGAAGCTCAGGATAAAATCGATAATTTTTTTAAGCCTTCTGATACTTTAAATGTAAAAAGGCAAAATAGAGTTATCATAACTGAAGCTGCTTTGGCTTCTGCAACATTAATTGGTTTGAATCAGATGTGGTATGCCGATTATCCCAAATCCGATTTTCATTTTATAAATGATAATGATGAATGGCTCCAAATGGATAAAGTTGGGCACTTTTATTCGGCTTATCATTTAGGAAGATTTGGTGCTGAAGCCCTGAATTGGAGTGGTACCAGTTCTAAAAATCAATTAATTTACGGCGCTGGTATTGGTTTCGCTTTTCTTACTGCTGTTGAAGTTTTAGACGGATATTCTGCCGAGTGGGGTGCATCTTCAGGTGATATAATCGCTAATGCAGCCGGAACGGCATTGTATGTTTCTCAGGAATTACTTTGGAAAGAACAGCGAATTACACCTAAATTCTCTTTTCATACTACCCAATATGCAAATCAAAATCCTGAAAAACTCGGTAGTTCACTTAATGAACAGATTTTAAAAGATTATAATGGACAAACTTATTGGCTTTCTGTAAATCTGCATTCTTTTGCTAAAGAATCAAAAATTCCGAAGTGGTTAAATGTTGCTTTTGGATATGGAGCCGATGGAATGTTATCCGGGAACAATAAAAATGAAAATTTCGTTTCAGCCAAAAATCCGCAAAAAATTCGTCAGATTTATCTTTCTTTTGACGTCGATTTAGCTAAAATTAACACAAAATCGCACTTTTTGAAAACTGTTTTTTCTGTTTTTAACACAATTAAAATTCCGGCCCCAACGCTTGAATATACCGCCAATAAAGGGCTTAAAGCACATCTGATTTATTTTTAA
- the mltG gene encoding endolytic transglycosylase MltG: MKLKKIITIVAVAVISVLMIYGFILISRIFSANTKFEEKELYVYVPTDATYADVKKILEPYIKNFDNFEMVANKRSYPENVKSGRFLLKKDMNNIDLVRAMRSNVPVKLAFNNQERLENFAGRIGSQIEADSLSLLKAIKDSTFLKENGFNEENVFAMFIPNTYEVYWNTSAVKFRDKMIKEYHNFWTPERIEKAKKQGLTPVQATILASIVHKESVKKDERPRIAGVYLNRLRLEMPLQADPTVIYALKLRDNNFDQVIKRVFYNDLIMRSPYNTYVNIGLPPGPIAMPDITAVEAVLNPEKHDYIYFCASTERFGYHEFASSYEQHTINAKKYSDWIASQGVTR, translated from the coding sequence TTGAAATTAAAAAAGATTATCACGATAGTTGCCGTAGCCGTTATTTCGGTTTTGATGATTTACGGATTCATTTTAATTAGCAGAATTTTTAGTGCCAATACTAAATTTGAAGAAAAAGAACTTTACGTATATGTTCCTACGGATGCTACTTATGCAGATGTAAAAAAAATATTAGAACCTTATATTAAGAATTTCGATAATTTTGAAATGGTTGCCAATAAGCGCAGCTATCCTGAAAATGTAAAGTCAGGTCGTTTTTTACTTAAAAAAGACATGAACAATATTGATTTGGTTCGTGCAATGCGTTCCAATGTTCCGGTTAAACTGGCTTTTAATAATCAGGAACGTTTAGAGAATTTTGCAGGAAGAATAGGTTCTCAAATAGAAGCAGATAGTTTATCATTACTAAAAGCAATTAAAGATTCTACTTTCTTAAAAGAAAATGGTTTTAATGAAGAGAATGTTTTTGCTATGTTTATTCCAAATACTTATGAAGTGTACTGGAATACCTCTGCAGTGAAATTCCGTGATAAAATGATCAAGGAATATCACAATTTCTGGACTCCAGAAAGAATTGAAAAAGCTAAAAAACAAGGATTAACACCAGTTCAGGCTACTATTTTGGCTTCTATTGTACACAAAGAATCAGTAAAAAAAGATGAAAGACCTCGTATTGCGGGAGTTTATTTAAATCGTTTACGTCTAGAAATGCCTTTACAAGCAGATCCTACTGTGATTTATGCGCTAAAACTTCGTGATAATAATTTTGATCAGGTTATTAAAAGAGTTTTTTATAATGACTTGATTATGAGATCTCCTTATAATACTTATGTAAATATCGGATTGCCTCCGGGACCAATTGCGATGCCTGACATTACTGCTGTTGAAGCTGTTTTAAATCCTGAAAAACACGATTATATTTATTTTTGCGCCAGTACAGAACGTTTTGGTTATCATGAATTCGCTTCAAGCTATGAACAGCACACCATTAATGCAAAAAAATACTCAGACTGGATTGCTAGTCAGGGCGTAACAAGATAG
- a CDS encoding trypsin-like peptidase domain-containing protein produces MKRFSSLFLVSLLSGATTLGAYKLLFDGSNSLLGRENPIVTLAPNSFGRNVGLAAETVDFTEAADKTIHTVVHVKNVSRRTVSNPMLEFFYGYGGQQQQEQVGTGSGVIISEDGYIVTNNHVIKDATEIEITLNNKKSYKAKLIGTDSKMDIALLKIDAGEKLPYTAFANSDSVKVGEWVLAVGNPYNLTSTVTAGIVSAKARNLDNSGIQSFIQTDAAVNPGNSGGALVNTRGELIGINTMITSMTGSYVGYSFAVPSNNARKIVEDIMEFGNVQRGILGVEGGELNSNASKELGISETQGFYINKVTPKSGAQKAGLTKGDIIVKLDNQNISTFADLSGYINTKRPNDVVQVTYIREGKSKTASVTLSKNEFFSTEFKGIELENIDTVDKKKFKIDYGVKIKNITNENLMQYQNELQGNIILSIDNIKATNVETVSKLLNKKDEGQSVRIEMINKNGEIFRIII; encoded by the coding sequence ATGAAAAGATTTTCAAGCTTATTTTTAGTGTCTTTATTAAGTGGTGCCACTACTCTTGGTGCTTACAAATTATTATTTGACGGCAGCAATTCTTTATTGGGAAGAGAAAATCCTATTGTTACTCTTGCCCCGAATTCTTTTGGCAGAAATGTTGGTCTTGCTGCTGAGACAGTAGATTTTACTGAAGCTGCTGACAAAACAATTCACACGGTTGTTCACGTTAAAAATGTTTCCCGAAGAACTGTTAGTAATCCTATGCTGGAATTTTTCTACGGTTATGGAGGACAGCAACAACAAGAACAGGTTGGAACTGGTTCAGGAGTTATTATTTCTGAGGATGGTTATATCGTAACCAATAATCACGTTATTAAGGATGCAACCGAAATTGAAATTACATTAAACAATAAAAAGTCATATAAAGCAAAATTAATTGGAACAGATTCTAAGATGGATATTGCTTTATTGAAAATTGATGCCGGGGAAAAATTACCATATACTGCTTTTGCTAATTCTGATAGCGTAAAAGTTGGGGAGTGGGTTTTGGCCGTTGGTAATCCTTATAACTTGACTTCTACTGTTACAGCCGGAATTGTTTCGGCGAAAGCCAGAAATTTAGACAACAGCGGAATCCAGTCCTTTATTCAGACCGATGCCGCCGTAAACCCCGGTAACAGTGGTGGAGCATTGGTAAATACGCGTGGAGAATTAATCGGAATTAATACTATGATTACTTCAATGACAGGATCTTACGTTGGATATTCTTTTGCAGTTCCATCAAACAATGCACGAAAAATTGTAGAAGATATAATGGAATTCGGAAATGTACAAAGAGGAATTTTAGGAGTTGAAGGTGGCGAATTAAACAGTAATGCTTCAAAAGAATTAGGTATTTCTGAAACACAGGGTTTCTACATCAATAAAGTTACCCCTAAATCAGGAGCTCAAAAGGCTGGTCTTACAAAAGGTGACATTATTGTTAAATTAGACAATCAGAATATTTCGACATTTGCAGATCTTTCAGGATACATTAATACCAAAAGACCTAACGATGTTGTACAGGTAACTTATATAAGAGAAGGAAAATCCAAAACAGCCTCAGTAACACTAAGTAAAAATGAATTTTTCAGCACAGAATTTAAAGGTATAGAGTTGGAAAACATTGACACTGTCGACAAAAAGAAATTCAAAATTGATTATGGTGTAAAAATCAAAAACATTACAAATGAAAATTTGATGCAGTATCAAAACGAATTGCAAGGCAATATTATTTTAAGTATTGATAATATTAAGGCAACCAATGTTGAAACAGTTTCTAAGCTTTTAAATAAAAAAGATGAAGGTCAAAGTGTCCGAATTGAAATGATCAATAAAAACGGAGAAATCTTTAGAATTATCATTTAA
- the ald gene encoding alanine dehydrogenase — translation MIIGVPKEIKNNENRVALTPAGVSEMKKHGHTVYVQSTAGLGSGFSDEEYVNAGAVVLPTIEGVYAIAEMIIKVKEPIASEYPLIKKDQLLFTYFHFASSEELTHAMLEKGAVCLAYETVEKADRSLPLLVPMSEVAGRMAIQQGAKYLEKPLKGRGILLGGVPGVPPAKVLVLGGGIVGTQAAKMAAGLGAQVTIMDLSLPRLRQLDDIMPANVYTEMSNHYNITKAIKDADLIVGAVLIPGAKAPHLITRDMLKLMRPGTVVVDVAVDQGGCIETCTPTTHENPTFIIDDIVHYCVANMPGAVPYTSTLALTNATLPYAVQLANKGWQKACNENEELKKGLNIANGKILYKGVAEAWNLPYNEELELANA, via the coding sequence ATGATAATAGGTGTTCCAAAAGAAATTAAAAATAATGAAAACCGTGTAGCTTTAACTCCTGCCGGTGTTTCTGAAATGAAAAAACACGGACACACAGTTTATGTTCAGTCCACTGCAGGTTTAGGAAGTGGTTTCAGCGATGAAGAATATGTAAATGCGGGCGCAGTTGTTTTACCAACAATCGAAGGCGTTTATGCTATTGCGGAAATGATTATAAAAGTTAAAGAACCAATTGCTTCTGAATATCCCTTAATTAAAAAAGATCAATTGCTTTTTACTTATTTCCATTTTGCATCTTCAGAAGAATTAACTCACGCCATGCTCGAAAAAGGAGCTGTATGTTTAGCTTATGAAACCGTTGAAAAAGCAGACAGAAGTTTGCCTTTATTAGTACCAATGTCAGAAGTTGCGGGTCGTATGGCGATTCAGCAAGGTGCCAAATACCTTGAAAAACCACTAAAAGGAAGAGGAATTCTTTTAGGAGGTGTTCCGGGTGTGCCACCTGCAAAAGTATTAGTTTTAGGAGGCGGAATCGTTGGAACTCAGGCTGCAAAAATGGCTGCAGGCTTAGGCGCCCAGGTAACTATTATGGATTTAAGCTTACCACGTTTGCGTCAACTTGATGACATCATGCCTGCGAATGTATATACAGAAATGTCAAATCATTACAATATTACAAAAGCAATTAAAGATGCCGATTTAATTGTTGGAGCAGTTTTAATTCCGGGAGCAAAAGCACCACACTTAATTACAAGAGACATGCTTAAATTAATGCGTCCGGGAACTGTTGTAGTTGACGTTGCTGTAGATCAGGGAGGCTGTATTGAAACCTGCACACCTACTACTCACGAAAATCCAACTTTTATTATTGATGATATAGTTCACTATTGTGTAGCAAATATGCCTGGTGCAGTTCCTTACACATCCACTTTAGCATTAACTAATGCTACTTTGCCTTATGCAGTACAATTAGCCAACAAAGGATGGCAAAAAGCTTGTAATGAAAACGAAGAATTAAAAAAAGGATTAAACATTGCTAACGGAAAAATTCTTTATAAAGGAGTTGCTGAAGCATGGAATCTTCCTTACAATGAAGAATTGGAGCTAGCAAATGCATAG
- the pafA gene encoding alkaline phosphatase PafA, whose protein sequence is MKKSFVLLMLLVISNLTSQQRPKLVVGIVIDQMKMEYLYRFSEDFSPNGFKRLMNNGYVFQNMHYNYVPTYTAPGHASIYTGTTPATHGIVGNEWFSRSLGKQMYCTDDISVKTVGDGTADEGEMSPKNLQSTTITDEVRMATNFEGKVIGISLKDRGAILPAGHFANWAFWYSKTGSFISSTFYGNKLPDWVSEFNNEKNYLKYINKGWDLYKPVSTYNESLSDDNPYEGKLYGSSAPIFPYDLKTMYEKNDAGILRSTPFGNDFLADFAKKAIEKEELGKDNITDFLTLSFSSTDYVGHLLGPRSMELQDTYLRLDQTIADFLTYLDKTVGKNNYLLFLTADHAGAENVIYLKDRKYDVDNYPSKDFRKNLQDFSVKTFGVDLLLNYSNFNIFFNKSIIKDKGLDLVKVKQAFKDFLISLPQVKKVYTEEEILANSGNDYYLNFVAKGYDVAQNGDIVLIGKPGVIEYLPTGTSHGTAYTYDTHVPAIFYGWHIKKGESYDKKAITEIAPTIAQKIKVTFPNGTEAKVMQEILNEK, encoded by the coding sequence ATGAAAAAAAGTTTTGTATTGTTAATGCTGTTGGTTATTTCAAACCTGACATCTCAACAACGTCCCAAGCTAGTTGTAGGAATTGTGATTGATCAAATGAAAATGGAATACTTATATCGATTTTCAGAAGATTTTTCTCCAAACGGATTTAAAAGATTGATGAATAATGGATATGTTTTTCAAAATATGCATTATAATTATGTACCGACTTATACAGCTCCTGGACATGCATCAATTTATACAGGAACTACGCCTGCAACGCATGGAATTGTAGGAAATGAGTGGTTTAGCAGAAGCTTAGGAAAGCAAATGTATTGTACGGATGACATTTCGGTAAAAACAGTTGGTGACGGAACTGCGGATGAAGGAGAAATGTCTCCAAAAAACCTACAAAGTACTACCATTACAGATGAAGTTAGAATGGCGACAAATTTTGAAGGAAAAGTGATTGGAATTAGCCTTAAAGACCGTGGCGCAATTTTGCCAGCAGGGCATTTTGCTAATTGGGCTTTTTGGTATAGTAAAACAGGATCTTTTATTTCAAGCACTTTTTATGGAAATAAGCTACCGGATTGGGTTTCAGAATTTAATAATGAAAAAAACTACCTGAAATACATTAATAAAGGTTGGGATTTGTATAAGCCAGTTTCAACGTATAATGAAAGTCTTTCTGACGATAATCCTTATGAAGGAAAATTATATGGCAGTTCAGCACCCATTTTTCCATATGATTTAAAAACTATGTATGAAAAAAATGATGCAGGGATATTAAGATCTACTCCTTTTGGAAATGATTTTTTAGCTGATTTTGCTAAAAAAGCCATTGAAAAGGAAGAGTTAGGAAAAGATAATATTACTGATTTTTTAACGCTGAGTTTTTCATCTACTGATTATGTTGGGCATCTGTTAGGACCACGTTCCATGGAGCTTCAGGATACTTATTTGAGATTAGACCAGACAATAGCCGATTTTTTAACTTATCTGGATAAAACAGTAGGAAAAAATAATTATCTGCTCTTTTTGACAGCTGACCATGCTGGTGCAGAAAATGTTATTTATTTGAAAGACCGGAAGTATGATGTCGATAATTATCCATCAAAAGATTTCAGAAAGAATTTACAGGATTTCTCAGTAAAAACATTTGGAGTAGATTTGCTTTTGAACTATTCTAATTTTAATATCTTTTTTAATAAATCGATTATTAAAGACAAGGGATTAGATTTAGTAAAGGTAAAACAAGCTTTTAAAGACTTTTTAATTTCGCTGCCACAGGTTAAAAAAGTGTATACAGAAGAAGAGATTTTGGCTAATTCAGGGAATGATTATTACTTAAATTTTGTAGCAAAAGGATATGACGTAGCACAGAATGGTGATATCGTTTTGATTGGTAAACCTGGAGTTATTGAATACTTGCCAACTGGTACATCACACGGAACGGCTTATACTTACGATACACATGTGCCGGCAATTTTTTATGGATGGCATATCAAAAAAGGAGAGTCTTATGATAAAAAGGCGATTACTGAGATTGCTCCAACGATTGCTCAAAAAATAAAAGTTACTTTTCCTAACGGTACAGAAGCAAAAGTAATGCAGGAGATACTGAATGAGAAGTAA